The DNA segment CAGCCAAAGTAAAACTCGAAAAATTTATTTCTTGGTGTGAAAAAGATGTGGTAATTCTGAAAGAAAGCATGAATGAGCCGCTTGTCTTAGCGCTAAATGGTGTGACAATTGGTAAAGGAATTTTAGTTCGCGTGGATGATCATTTTGGCATACAAATGACGGAGTTAGTAAGGTGAAAAATGTGTGGAAACTTGGACTGATGACAATTTTATTTTGGCTGTTTTTTTCGGTTCAAGTATTTGCGACAGAACCAGAGCCTAGTACGATTGCACTTGAGCACGAACAGCAAATTTTTACGTCTGGAGAAGAAATTACTTTTCATATCGAAAACACGGCAAAATTAAAAATTGTCTTAGTAAATGAACAAGGGCAGAAACGCATGCTAGATGGCGAAACTTACAAGGTAACGGATTGGGATTTAGATGGGAGCTACCGTGCTGAATTTTATCAAGCGGATATTCTTGAACCTGTTGTGACTGTGGATAATTTATTCCAAGTAAAACAACTTACAGAAGTTACAAAAGATGAACAGCCGCCAAGTTTAAATGGAATAGAAATCACGCATGATGAAGCTGTTTTACCTACAAGTATTCTTCGGGTTTCCGCGGATTTAGTCGATACGGAATCAGGTGTGAAAAAAGCCGTTTTACTTATGAATAGCGGTTTAAACCATACAGAAATAGAACTTACACAAAATAATTGGACTGGGAAATTTGAAAGTGAGATACCTTTAGAAAAATATCAACCCGGTGAAAAACTTACTTTTCAATTGAAGCTAGTGGATTTTGCAGAAAATGAAATCACGCTAGACTTAGAAAATACAATACAGATGTATCAACCAAAAGAGCCGAGTTTCAGTTATGAAGGTACGGACATCACAAATGATACCAAAAAAATAGTTCAAGTTGGTAACCAAATCGAACTGATTCTCGACAAATATACAACGGATTTTCCAGAAATAATAACTCCAAACGGCAAGACATTTTCCTTTAAATGGAAAAAAACAGCCACTGAATGGAAAGGGAGTTTCGTCTTAACAAAAGAATTATCCGGCGAAATTATTCAAGTTAATGGAATGAATCCGCTTCTGCTTGTTCGCTCCACTAATGAACCATTTGATGAAGTTCATTTAGTAAACAATAGCATTTTAACAGGAGTAGTTCAGCCGGATTTTTCATTGATTTCTGCGCTGTCTGTCGAAGTAAATGACCAAAAATTTCCCATTAAACGTGAGGGAAATAGCTTCACAAGTGCTGAGATTACAACAACTGGAAAAATCATACTTCACTGGACAGACTGGGATGGTCAGACTTATTCCAAACAAATGAATCAAGAAATTAAGCCGGTGATTCCTAAAGTAGATAAAGAAATCATCGCACCACCACTAGTAGTACCAGATGAAAAGGAGCCAATACTTACAACGAAAGCCTCTAAAACATCTGTTGAGCCACAAGAAAATCCTCCAAAAAAGCAGGCCAAGAAGGAAACCAAAACAAAAAACAAAGCAAGTAGCATTCCGTTTTGGATTCCGGCGCTCATGATTATTGGCGTTATTATTTTTTCAGGTAATAGAGCAATGAAATAAAAGCAGAAGTGAGGTGGACGGAATGAAAATAGATGGCATTCAAGAATCCGCAGAAAATCGCAATCAATTAGAACGGGAACTAATTAAACAAAATCCATTATTAAAAGAAGGTGGAGCAAAAGCGCAAATGAATACAGAAGTTGCGGTACCAAAAACACCACCAGTATCCTTTTCATTTAAAGAATTAAGTAGCTTGCAACTAAATGGGACTTCAGCCGCGAGCTTAGAACTATATATGAAATTAATGATGAACAATGCAAAAAAAGCGAATGACTTAATTTTTTATGTGATGCGGGCGGGTATAAAAAATCCAACTGATTCGACAAAATGGCAAACGGTTAGAAGCGAAATTAGCAGCCAATTAAGTACTATTTTAATGAAACAACATAATTTTGAAGCATACTTTTCCGAAAATCCAGCGAATCAAAAATTGTTTTTAGCAAATCAAAAAATTATGAACGAAATTTCCTTTTTGCTTAAAATGTTACCCACTTTGACCTTTGAAACAACTGGAAAATATGATTTCTTGCGGATGATGCAAATTGCTTCTGGCAACATGGAAACGGGTATTCAAATGATGCGTGAATTCCAAGGCCATATCGAACATGCAACTAGACTAGACTCAATTGTTGATGCGAAACAGGAAACAAATTGGATGATTAAAGTATTACGGGAGTTTGGTAATATGTTTCATTCGCGCCACTTATTGCCGTATGAATTACAAGCAGAAAATATTAACATTTGGAAATTAGGTAGTGAATATTTAAAACTAATGAATCAACTTTTACCACAAATTGGGGCCTTCCCGAATGGCAATATCAAAATTTTTCATCAACAAGCGACCAAGCCATTAACAGAACTGTTTCAAGAACTACAAAGATTAGCTGATGGACAAATGACGCAAGGTGGAATTGCCGTTATTTTAGACCGTATGCAAGGCCAACTTACACGACTCGCACAACTTTTTCAAAAAATGGAAATCGAGGCGGGTTTTACAGATACTGAACGAATCTTAGGAAGTGTTGATGCAGAATTTGCAAGCGATATGACAAAAATGATGTTACTCGCACAACAAGAAATGTCATTTTTAGATTTATTAGTTAAAGATTTCCGCAGTGTCTCTAAACAACCAATATTTTTTATGATAGTTGCCATATTTATTATTTTATTATTAATTATTTTATTTTAAAAAAGATATTTTTTGAAAAAATATATACTTTTTCAGGTTGTTTCAGTATAATTAAATAGAAAAATAAGGTTTAGAAAGCGAAAATGAGTTTTTCGGGGGAAAAAGGATGAATAATGTTTCAATGAGCCAAATTTCGCAGTCCAAACAGACGAACTTAGTTAGGGGAATGCAAGAAATAAATCAAACACAACAGCTTTATTTTGAACAAATGAAGGCGAATGGCAAGAAACTAACTCCTTCCCTGACTGAAATTAACGAACTCATAACGAACGTAACAGATAAAAAAACACTTGTTGAAATGGATATGACTGTCGATAATGTCTTGAGTTACAAAAAAGCAGTCCAAACATTTTTGAATTTTTATGTAAATAATGTGATGGATTATGACAATATCGAAAGCAGACATCCAAAATACGGTTTTTCGCAAAAAATGACTATTTTAAAACAAGTAGAACAACAAACCAACGAACTAGATGATGTAATGAATTTAATTGATACAAAAACTGGACATTTAGACATGTTGAATCGTATAGGTGAGATTACGGGCATGATTCTGGATGTCGTATTGTAGGTGATGGGAATGCAAAACGAATTAATCAATCAATTAGAAATTTTAATCGAAAAAAATGTAAAAGCGACAGATGAATCGAAAATTTTAGGCAAACTATTACAAGAAGAAAACTGGATAGAAGCAGAAGAGCGTCAATTAAGATTACAGCACGAACTAACTGCTTTACAAAATGAATATCAAGCTTTAAAAACAATTATTGGCGAAGAGCACACACTTAGAAATTTACAAAAAAGGTGCACACCTGCTGAGAATACTCTCATTAATGAACGAAAAAACATGCTTCTCGAAAAAGAAAGCCTTTTACGCGTAAGTGTTTCTGAAAATCAAATTAGGACAGAAATGCAATTAGCTTTTTCCGAACACATGGTGGATGTTATTACGGGGCATCATGCAGAAACACAAGCAGAAAATAATATGATGATAAACGAGACTTTTTAAGTAAACGGAGGGATTTTTTGTGCGTTTAAGTGATTTTAATACGTCATTATCGGGCATGTCAGCGGCGCAAATCGCTAATATGGTCGCTCAGCAAAATATTAGTAATATGAATACGCCAGGATACATAAGACAAGCGGTAGATCAGACAGCAGTATACGGTGATGGTGGTCTGCTTGGTGGGAAACAAACAGGCTACGGAGTTAAAGTAACAGATATTAAGCGTCTGACAAATACGGCTCTAACGACACAATACAATAATCAAATCGCCAAACAATCTGCTTCGTTAT comes from the Listeria welshimeri serovar 6b str. SLCC5334 genome and includes:
- a CDS encoding YaaR family protein, which produces MNNVSMSQISQSKQTNLVRGMQEINQTQQLYFEQMKANGKKLTPSLTEINELITNVTDKKTLVEMDMTVDNVLSYKKAVQTFLNFYVNNVMDYDNIESRHPKYGFSQKMTILKQVEQQTNELDDVMNLIDTKTGHLDMLNRIGEITGMILDVVL